In Peromyscus eremicus chromosome 15, PerEre_H2_v1, whole genome shotgun sequence, a genomic segment contains:
- the Serpinb10 gene encoding serpin B10 has protein sequence MASLAVSINQFALEFSKKLAESAEGKNMFFSPWGISTSLAMVYLGTKGTTAAQMSQVLQLDRGRNFKSGPDNEKKRKIELNSDKVEEIYSDFQTLAAEILKPGNSYLLKTANRIYGEKTYPFHNKYLKDMQTYFGAEPQSVNFVGASGQIRAEINSWVEGQTGGKIPNLLPDDSVDSKTKMVLVNALYFKGVWEHQFSAQNTTERPFRINKTTSKPVQMMSLKKNLQVFHIEELETIGLQLYYQNRDLSLLLLLPEDVNGLKQLERAITYEKLNEWTSADMMDTFEVQLYLPKFKLEESYDLKSALSSMGMTDAFNQSKADFSNMSSERNLFLSNVFHKTFVEINEEGTEAAAGTGSEVDFRIKTPSIEFNADHPFLFFIRHNKTNSILFYGRFCSP, from the exons ATGGCTTCTCTAGCAGTATCCATCAACCAGTTTGCCTTGGAGTTTAGCAAAAAGCTAGCTGAATCTGCTGAGGGTAAAAATATGTTCTTTTCTCCTTGGGGCATCTCAACTTCCTTGGCTATGGTGTATTTGGGTACCAAAGGTACCACTGCAGCCCAGATGTCCCAG GTACTTCAATTAGACAGAGGCCGGAACTTCAAATCTGGCCCCGATAacgaaaagaagagaaaaatc GAACTTAACTCAGACAAGGTTGAAGAAATATATTCCGATTTCCAGACCCTTGCTGCAGAAATCCTCAAGCCTGGAAATTCTTACTTACTCAAAACAGCCAATAGGATATATGGGGAGAAAACATATCCATTTCATAAC AAATATTTGAAGGACATGCAAACATACTTTGGTGCAGAACCGCAGTCTGTTAACTTTGTCGGAGCTTCTGGCCAGATCCGAGCAGAGATCAACTCTTGGGTGGAAGGCCAGACGGGAG GTAAAATTCCAAATCTCCTTCCTGACGACTCAGTAGACTCCAAGACCAAGATGGTTCTGGTGAACGCCCTTTATTTTAAAGGGGTCTGGGAGCATCAGTTCTCAGCGCAGAACACCACTGAAAGGCCTTTCCGAATAAACAAA ACTACGAGCAAACCAGTGCAAATGATGTCATTGAAAAAGAATCTTCAAGTCTTCCACATCGAGGAGCTGGAAACCATAGGCCTTCAACTCTACTATCAGAACCGTGACCTCagcctgcttctgctgctgccgGAAGATGTGAATGGCCTGAAACAG CTGGAAAGAGCCATCACTTATGAGAAACTGAATGAGTGGACCAGTGCAGACATGATGGACACCTTCGAAGTGCAGCTCTACCTCCCCAAGTTCAAACTGGAAGAGAGTTATGATCTGAAGTCAGCCCTGAGCAGTATGGGGATGACCGATGCTTTTAACCAGAGCAAAGCTGATTTCTCGAACATGTCTTCAGAGAGAAACCTATTTTTGTCCAATGTTTTCCACAAGACTTTTGTGGAAATAAATGAAGAAGGCACAGAGGCGGCAGCTGGCACTGGAAGTGAGGTTGATTTTCGAATTAAGACACCTTCCATTGAATTCAATGCAGATCATCCATTCCTTTTCTTCATCAGGCACAACAAAACCAATAGCATCCTTTTTTATGGAAGATTCTGCTCTCCCTAA